The Cydia amplana chromosome 21, ilCydAmpl1.1, whole genome shotgun sequence genome includes a window with the following:
- the LOC134658101 gene encoding EKC/KEOPS complex subunit TP53RK: MCEDLKILKQGAEAKLYICNYLGKPTLIKERFEKKYRQPELDVTITKERIKNEARAIVRCKAADVKTPALYLVDFERRRIYMQHFMHSITVKDFIIDIFTKHQNSSGDRPNSLDKIATLIGQTVRKLHENNIIHGDLTTSNMLLVNKNLKPDDSDWLDADVELVMIDFGLSSFDTSAEDKGVDLYVLERALISTHNDYPGIFNKILEAYKNYSKNNVKEIIGKFEEVRARGRKRTMVG; the protein is encoded by the coding sequence ATGTGTGAAGATTTAAAGATATTAAAACAAGGGGCTGAAGCGAAGCTGTACATCTGTAATTACCTCGGGAAACCTACGCTAATCAAGGAGAGGTTTGAGAAGAAATATCGCCAACCGGAACTCGATGTCACCATAACCAAAGAGCGCATTAAAAATGAAGCTAGAGCTATCGTTCGCTGTAAAGCAGCTGATGTCAAAACTCCAGCGTTATATTTAGTAGATTTCGAGCGTAGACGCATATACATGCAACATTTCATGCACAGCATCACCGTGAAAGACTTCATAATAGACATTTTCACTAAACATCAAAATAGCTCGGGTGATAGGCCAAACAGCCTTGACAAAATAGCCACACTAATCGGCCAAACTGTGCGTAAACTTCATGAGAACAACATCATTCATGGAGATTTAACtacatcaaatatgttattagtgaataaaaacttaaaacccGATGACTCTGATTGGTTAGATGCAGATGTGGAATTAGTCATGATTGATTTTGGATTATCATCCTTCGATACTAGTGCGGAAGATAAGGGGGTTGACTTGTATGTCTTAGAAAGAGCGTTGATAAGCACCCATAATGACTATCCGGGGATATTTAACAAGATCCTTGAAGCGTATAAAAATTACAGCAAAAATAATGTGAAGGAGATTATTGGCAAGTTTGAAGAAGTCAGGGCAAGAGGAAGAAAGAGGACTATGGTGGGATAG
- the LOC134658228 gene encoding zinc finger protein 354A-like — translation MSTETVCLKTEPGEVCVKTEPGDVCVKEERECEDSVLRGVSAAAAQAGLYMDHVVKDELVLGPEEWHRPKVLPLQVCSEGRSARAREQLAMACSVVLERLPVDATAYKPYGCEHCGERFINKSILRKHIQYTDSSSGPKTFACNYKCNQKSSLKTYQRIHTGEKPYKCSHCDYKCNRG, via the exons ATGTCAACAGAGACAGTGTGTCTGAAGACGGAGCCCGGAGAGGTGTGTGTGAAGACAGAGCCCGGAGATGTGTGTGTGAAGGAGGAACGGGAGTGTGAGGACAGCGTGCTGCGAGGAGTGAGCGCAGCGGCTGCACAGGCTGGACTGTACATGGATCATGTGGTCAAGGACGAACTTGTGCTGGGTCCCGAGGAGTGGCACCGCCCTAAAGTGCTCCCTTTACAAG TGTGTTCGGAGGGCCGCTCCGCCCGCGCCAGGGAACAACTCGCGATGGCTTGTTCCGTGGTGCTCGAGCGCCTCCCCGTCGACGCGACCGCTTACAAACCATACGGCTGCGAACACTGTGGCGaacgttttataaataaatctattttaAGGAAACACATACAATATACTGACTCGTCATCTGGGCCCAAGACATTTGCTTGTAATTACAAATGCAATCAGAAATCAAGCTTAAAAACATACCAGAGGATACACACTGGAGAAAAGCCTTACAAATGTAGTCATTGCGACTACAAGTGCAACCGTGG GTGA
- the LOC134658095 gene encoding uncharacterized protein LOC134658095 encodes MTSVIVIHDASHRHVGIFLARNILLVISVSNISEKSGNAGPKIGTYRYFMHDTYMEASDVAKGRCLRIDLPAKISKKERLVILHAGGKNGLISGTFTTIKADYEFDDHFSEVNTPKFEKWVTDNLKDKFEPNSVICISSPRHHSIQKHKKPKSILTTKTDMQNWLKIHNVEYKEDLEKIFLLQLISKTRSEPVYAVDEALKSLGHTVLRIPPIHADLNPLEYVWEDIRKKVADSHGNASVDDKRRTWMKLYSEYPLAEYQKWVDLVKNTENEYYDMMYKLDEIVDDIIGRYAKDLNSDSEDWTTDNSEESESDSDF; translated from the coding sequence ATGACCTCGGTTATCGTTATACACGATGCCAGTCACCGTCACGTAGGCATATTCTTGGCGAGAAACATACTCTTGGTTATAAGCGTATCAAATATATCCGAAAAATCCGGGAATGCAGGGCCGAAAATCGGAACGTATAGGTATTTCATGCATGATACTTACATGGAGGCTAGCGACGTAGCCAAGGGTCGTTGTCTTAGAATTGACTTACCAGCTAAGATTTCGAAAAAGGAACGCTTGGTAATACTTCATGCCGGCGGTAAAAACGGTTTGATTAGCGGTACCTTCACTACGATTAAAGCTGACTATGAATTTGATGATCATTTCAGTGAAGTGAACACtcctaaatttgaaaaatgggtGACTGACAATTTAAAGGATAAGTTTGAACCAAACTCTGTGATCTGTATTAGCAGCCCGAGACACCACAGCATTCAAAAGCACAAAAAACCAAAAAGTATTTTAACGACTAAAACTGATATGCAGAACTGGTTGAAGATACATAATGTTGAATATAAGGAGGATTTAGAAAAGATATTTCTGCTACAGCTTATTAGTAAGACTCGTTCGGAACCGGTTTACGCTGTTGATGAGGCGCTGAAATCCCTCGGGCATACTGTCTTGCGCATCCCTCCTATTCATGCAGACCTTAATCCACTTGAATATGTCTGGGAAGATATCAGGAAAAAGGTAGCAGATAGTCATGGTAACGCATCTGTGGATGACAAGAGAAGAACCTGGATGAAATTGTATTCCGAATATCCTCTCGCCGAATACCAGAAGTGGGTGGATCTTGTCAAAAACACTGAGAATGAGTACTATGACATGATGTACAAATTGGATGAAATAGTTGATGATATAATTGGGAGGTATGCAAAAGATTTGAACTCGGACTCTGAAGATTGGACGACCGATAACAGTGAGGAGTCAGAGTCGGATTCTGACTTTTAG